The DNA segment GCGGTGCAGGCGGCGCTGCTACGCGTCGTGCTCGACAAGGTGGTGGGCGACACGGTGCTGGACGCTTCGCGCCTGTCGGTGGTCGCGATCGCGAACCCGGTGGACGTCGGCGGCGGGTTCGATCTGTCGCTCCCGCTCCTCAACCGCTTTGTCCACCTCGACTGGAACTTCGAGATCGAGAACTGGAAGCGGGGGATGCTCTCGGGCTGGCCCGATCCCAAGCCGTTCGCGCTGCCGGCGGGCTGGGAGTCGGAACTGTACTCGACGCGCGCGCTGATCGCGGGCTTCCTCGACAAGCGCCCGCATCTGGCGCTGAACGTGCCGGGGACCAACGGCAAGGCGCAGGGCACGCCGCGCGCGTATCCCACGCCCCGGTCGTGGGACGTGGCTTCGCGCTTGCTCGCGGCAGCGAAGGCGGTCGGTGGCAACAAGGACGATCGGCTGGCGGTGGTGGCGGCGTGCATCGGGGACGGCGCGGCGATCGAGTTCCTGCGGTGGGAGGACGCGCTGGACCTTCCCGATCCCGAGGCGCTGCTGGCCAAGCCGGGGTCGTTCAAGCTGCCCGAACGCGGCGATCAGCAGTACGCGGTGCTGGGGTCGGTGGTGGCGGCGGCGATCCGCAAGCTGACCAACGACCGCTGGCTGGCGGCGTGGGAGGTGATCGCGGCGGCGGCGAAGCAGGGCGGCGCGGACGTGGCGGCCTCGGCGGCGCGCGCGCTGGCGGGCGTGAAGCGCGACGGCTTCACGCTGCCGACCAAGCACGTGCAGGCGCTCTACCCGCTCCTGCGCGCGACGGGGGAGGTCTAGGGGTCATGGCCAAGCTGATTCCGTTCAACCTGCAGGCGGCGCGGCGCCTGTTGCTCAAGACGCACCCGTACCTGGCGAGCGCGGCCTGGGCGGTGGTGCCGGTCGAGGTGCCCGAGATGCAGAAGAAGGGGGCGCTGGGGCCGATCGGCGTGGACAACTGGGGGCGGCTCTACTTCGACCCGGCGGCGCTTAGTCGCTTCAAGATCGAGGAGCTGTCCGCGATCCTGTACCACGAGCTGTGGCACCTGCTGCGGAAGCACCACGCGCGCGCGGAGGCGATGCACGCGGACCCGGTGCTGGCGAACGCCACGCAAGATGCTGAAATTAATGACGATATCGACGCCGAGAAGTTGCCGTTGCCCGCGTGGGCGGTGCGCCCGAAGCACCTGGGCCAGCCGGACGGCAAGCTCTGGGAGGAATACTACGCGGCGATCGAGTCGAAGGCGCAGAAGGCGCTGGATCGCGCGCGTGCAAACGGGGCGGGCGAGGGGTCGTGCGGATCGGGCGCCGCTGGGCAGGCCCAGCCGTGGGAGCAGGGCGCCCCGGCCGGGAGCGGCGGCAAGGAGGGCGCGCCGCACGGGATCGGGACGGCCGAGACGGAGTTGATCCGGCGGCAGGTGGCCGAGTCGGTGGCGCAGCAGAAGGGGCGCGGCGACGTGCCGGCGGCGTGGGCGCGCTTCGCGGACGAGGTACTGACGCCGCAGGTGGATTGGCGCAAGGTGCTGCGCGCGCAGATCCGGCGCGCGCTGCAGGACGCCGTGGGCCAGGTGGATTATTCGTATTCGCGGCCCTCGCGGCGGCAGGCCGGCTTCGAGGGGATCGTGCTGCCGGCGCTGCGCCAGCCGGTGATCCACCCGGCGGTGGTGGTGGACACGTCGGGGTCCATGAACCAGAAGGACTTGGCGGTGGCGCTGGCCGAGGTGCGCGGCGTGATCGAGGCGGCGGGGCTGGATCAGGGCGTGCGGGTGATCTGTTGCGACGCGGCGGCGGCGCCGACGCAGCGCGTGTTCGACGCGCGCAAGGTGCAGCTCGTGGGCGGGGGCGGGACGGACATGGGCGCGGGGATCACGGCGGCGTGCGCGCTGCGCCCGGTCCCCGAGGTCGTGATCGTTGTAACCGACGGCGCCACGCCCTGGCCGGTCGAGTCGCCGAAGTCGCGCGTGGTGGTGTGCCTGGTGCTGGGCGAGGGATCGGGGGGAGGCGAAGCGGCGGCGATCCCGGCGTGGGCGGGCGCGGTGGTGGAGGCGCGGGTCTGATGGTGGCGGGGCTGGTGGTGGCGTGCGTGGTCGGAGTGGGGTTGGTGGCTTTCTACGTCGCGCATCGTCTAGGGGCGGCGCCCGCGCGCGCGCCGAAGCTGCCGACCGATCAGGAACGCTTCGCGGCGCTGTGCGAGGAAGCGGCGGTGTTGAAGTGGGAGCCGCTAGACGCGGACTGGTTGCATGTGCGCGGTGCGCCGTTAGTCGCGCGTCTGGTCGAGGGTGAGTGGGAGGTTCGCGTGACAGGTACGGGACGGCAGGACGCCTTGCGTGCGGTTGTTGAACGCAAGGACAAACTCTGGGCGGTTTTGGCTGCGGCGGAAGCGGCACAGCGCGCGGCCGAGGTGAGGCAGATCGATCAGGTCGAGGCGCAGGTGCGCGCGAAGATCGAAGCGGACACCCAGGCGGCGCTGCGCGCGCTGGCGAAGTAGGGGGCAGGGCGTGGACCTGACCTCCTTGCTGGGTGGAGTTGACGCGGAAAAGATCGCGAAGCCTGGCGACCTCGCGCTGGTGGCGCGCGTTCGGTACACCTGCCCGAGCTGCGGCGCGATGGTGGCGCGGCTGGCGACGCACCGGCAGGGGTTGGCTTGTGTGTGCGCGACGCTGGCGCGGTTGGCGCGCGAGGCGGGCTTGCAAGAGTGCCACGCGTTCGCGCCGACGATACCGATCGCGTTGCGGGTCAAGCTCCCCACGGGTTACGTGAAGCCGATAAAAGCGACAGGTGCGGCGAGGTACAGCGCCCCGCGCGCGTTCGGCATGTGGTGGGTGCCCAAGTGGACGATCGCGGCGGTCTTGGCCGGCGCGGACAAGCGGACGTTGCGCGCGATGGCGCGCGCCCAGGGGCAGACGCGCGTGGACATGCTGGACGCGTTGCGCGCGCTGGTCGCGCTGGCGAGATGATCGAGGAGCATCTACCCGCGTTCGGATCGATCGCGAAAGTCTGTCCGAAATGCGGGCAGGCTCCCTCCAAGGAGTTCGAGGGGCGCGCGATCCGGCAGGCGAAGCGGCTGGCGGCCAAGTTCTGCCAGGACGCGGTGATCGTCGAGACGCAGCGGGTGAGCGGGCGGATCGAGTCGCACTACATAAAGCGCGGCGCGACCACGCCCAAGTTTCGCGTGCGGTCGTCGCAGCGTCCGTGCCAGGTGCGCGCGGCGAACAAGAAGGAACTGCGGCACTGGTTCGGCATCTTTTCGCCCCCGACACCCACCACGCGGCGCGGGCGCCCATGACCCGGCGCGCGCGGTCGTGTCGCGTGACGGAGCGGCGCGACGCGAAGGGGGCCACGACGGACGTGCTGATCTGGCGCGGGCGCGAGGTGATCCACGCGCTGCAGGGGCAGGGGGCGACCATGACGGCGGGCGAGGTGCGCGTGGCGCGCGCGCGGGCGCGGCGCGAGTGCCCGCGCTGGACCAGCAAGAGGTAGGCGCGTGCGGTCGAGTCGCTTCGGGTCGGCGGCGGTGCTCGGGCGCCTGGCGCTGTCGGACTACCAGCCCTTCGTGCCGGTGGTGGCGCGCGCGTACCTGGCGAGGCCGGTCTACGAAGCCTCGGCCGCGCCGAGCTGGCACGCGCTCGCGGATCACATCGATCGAATGTACCAGCAGCTCGCGACGCGGGTGCGGGTGGAGTTGACGCCGAACGATCCCTACCCGGACGCGGCGACGATGCAGCGCGACATCGCGCGGCACGGGCGCATGAAGGTCTGGCAGGGTGGGAGCGATCACCCGATCTGGACGCCCGATCAGAACTGGCGGTTTCGCGCGGTCCACGACTACACGGTCCACCTGGGCGGCGATCACGACTTCTCGCTGCGCGGCGAGATCGGGGCGTACAACCG comes from the Gemmatimonadales bacterium genome and includes:
- a CDS encoding VWA-like domain-containing protein; translated protein: MAKLIPFNLQAARRLLLKTHPYLASAAWAVVPVEVPEMQKKGALGPIGVDNWGRLYFDPAALSRFKIEELSAILYHELWHLLRKHHARAEAMHADPVLANATQDAEINDDIDAEKLPLPAWAVRPKHLGQPDGKLWEEYYAAIESKAQKALDRARANGAGEGSCGSGAAGQAQPWEQGAPAGSGGKEGAPHGIGTAETELIRRQVAESVAQQKGRGDVPAAWARFADEVLTPQVDWRKVLRAQIRRALQDAVGQVDYSYSRPSRRQAGFEGIVLPALRQPVIHPAVVVDTSGSMNQKDLAVALAEVRGVIEAAGLDQGVRVICCDAAAAPTQRVFDARKVQLVGGGGTDMGAGITAACALRPVPEVVIVVTDGATPWPVESPKSRVVVCLVLGEGSGGGEAAAIPAWAGAVVEARV